In one Moritella sp. 5 genomic region, the following are encoded:
- the oleC gene encoding olefin beta-lactone synthetase, which yields MAISATSEAMNFCRHLSHAAFATPDSLAVAVQRSSRGQLVYDEINLSSLDQQSDELAYALNAYGIKRGMKAVLMVTPSIDFFVLTFALFKAGIVPILVDPGMGIRNLKQCFSESAPDAFIGIPKAHIARKLFGWGKDSVRCSLTVGGCEILSRLTGQMSLQRLLTEYRANLTPNKHQDEQVKPYPIALFDNSELCAILFTSGSTGVPKGVVYSHQMFEGQIQALRDDYGIKPGERDLSTFPLFSLFGPALGMASIIPDMDASKPITANPNFIFAAIEKYQCTNLFANPALIEILGQAGCKHGQPQILTSLKRVISAGAPATLSSISRFTRLLKTDVEVWNSYGATESLPLTKIGSKALLTMQDITNNGGGICVGQPIKDVEIAIIAISEDVITDWDNDLTLPTQQIGEIVVKGQVVSQRYYRRDVATQQAKIKDPTSTESQPVFRHRMGDLGYVDEQGQLWMCGRKAHSVATPSQRYFSIPCERIFNTHEQVKRTALVGIQYQGETIPLLCVELENDAVISTEQLFNELNAIGNKHQQTSAINAFLIHPDFPVDIRHNAKIFREKLALWAQKQAPYNR from the coding sequence ATGGCAATCAGCGCAACCTCAGAGGCGATGAACTTCTGTCGCCATCTCTCCCACGCAGCATTCGCGACCCCCGACTCTCTCGCTGTCGCCGTGCAGCGTAGCAGTAGAGGTCAATTGGTTTATGACGAAATTAATTTATCGTCTCTTGATCAGCAAAGTGATGAACTCGCCTATGCGCTAAATGCTTATGGCATAAAACGAGGAATGAAAGCCGTATTAATGGTCACGCCAAGCATTGATTTCTTTGTCTTGACCTTTGCATTATTTAAAGCGGGTATCGTGCCGATCTTAGTTGATCCAGGAATGGGGATCCGTAATCTAAAACAATGTTTTAGTGAATCGGCTCCCGATGCTTTCATTGGTATTCCCAAAGCCCATATCGCACGTAAACTGTTTGGCTGGGGTAAAGACAGTGTCAGATGTAGCCTGACCGTCGGCGGCTGTGAAATACTGTCTCGCCTCACCGGACAAATGAGCTTACAGCGTTTATTAACTGAGTATCGTGCCAATTTAACCCCAAATAAACATCAAGATGAGCAGGTTAAGCCTTATCCTATCGCGCTATTTGATAACAGTGAATTGTGTGCCATATTATTCACCAGTGGCAGTACTGGCGTGCCTAAAGGCGTTGTTTACAGCCACCAAATGTTTGAAGGACAAATACAAGCGCTCCGCGATGATTACGGTATAAAGCCCGGAGAAAGAGATCTCAGTACCTTCCCGTTATTCTCGCTATTTGGTCCAGCGCTGGGCATGGCGTCAATTATTCCAGATATGGATGCCAGCAAACCGATAACCGCTAACCCGAACTTTATCTTTGCTGCCATTGAAAAATACCAGTGCACTAACCTGTTTGCTAATCCGGCATTAATCGAGATCCTTGGTCAAGCAGGCTGCAAACACGGTCAACCGCAGATATTAACCAGCTTGAAACGCGTGATATCTGCTGGAGCGCCAGCAACCTTATCGTCAATTTCACGCTTTACTCGCTTGCTTAAAACCGATGTAGAGGTATGGAATTCTTATGGTGCCACAGAGTCATTGCCCCTCACTAAGATTGGCAGTAAAGCACTGTTAACCATGCAAGACATTACCAATAATGGTGGCGGGATCTGCGTTGGCCAGCCAATCAAAGATGTTGAGATCGCCATTATTGCGATCAGCGAAGATGTCATTACAGATTGGGATAATGACTTAACCTTACCAACCCAACAAATTGGTGAGATCGTCGTGAAAGGACAAGTAGTCAGTCAGCGCTATTATCGCCGCGACGTTGCCACCCAACAAGCCAAGATTAAAGACCCAACGAGCACTGAATCACAGCCAGTGTTTCGACACCGCATGGGGGATCTTGGATATGTGGATGAACAAGGTCAGTTATGGATGTGTGGACGTAAAGCGCACAGCGTAGCCACGCCGAGTCAACGCTATTTTTCGATCCCTTGTGAGCGAATATTTAATACCCATGAGCAAGTGAAACGTACCGCACTGGTGGGGATCCAATACCAAGGTGAAACCATACCGTTACTGTGTGTCGAATTAGAAAATGATGCTGTCATCTCGACTGAACAGTTATTTAACGAACTTAACGCGATTGGCAATAAACATCAGCAAACATCCGCGATCAACGCGTTTTTAATTCACCCTGATTTTCCTGTCGATATTCGCCACAATGCCAAAATATTTCGTGAGAAATTAGCTCTTTGGGCACAAAAACAAGCACCTTATAATCGTTAA
- a CDS encoding alpha/beta fold hydrolase: MLDKLFPFKRNYLDRNGQQYHYLNEGTGEPVVMVHGNPSWSFYYRNLVSALSTNYQCIVPDHIGCGLSDKPDDNDYDYTLTSRIDDLEALLEHLDIKENITLVVHDWGGMIGMGYAARYPERIKRLVILNTAAFHLPLSKAFPLPLWICRSTFVGTFLVRGFNAFSSIASIVGVRRKAMSRDVRRAYVSPFNSWRNRISTLRFVQDIPLKPEDRNYQLVSDISDSLAKFSTVPTLICWGLKDFVFDKHFLAQWKQRMPHAQVNEFDDCGHYILEDASDEVIGLITDFITDKG; the protein is encoded by the coding sequence ATGTTAGATAAATTATTCCCGTTTAAACGTAACTACCTTGATCGTAACGGTCAGCAATATCATTACCTCAATGAAGGAACCGGAGAGCCTGTCGTTATGGTTCACGGTAACCCGAGTTGGTCGTTTTATTATCGAAATCTAGTCTCGGCATTAAGCACCAATTATCAGTGTATTGTACCCGACCATATTGGTTGTGGTCTTTCTGATAAGCCCGATGATAACGATTACGACTATACCTTAACCAGCCGAATTGATGATCTGGAAGCATTACTTGAGCATCTGGATATTAAAGAAAACATCACCTTAGTCGTCCACGACTGGGGCGGCATGATAGGTATGGGTTATGCCGCGCGATATCCAGAGCGGATCAAACGCCTGGTGATCTTAAATACAGCGGCTTTTCATCTGCCTTTATCAAAAGCGTTTCCGCTACCATTATGGATCTGTCGCAGTACCTTTGTCGGCACGTTTTTAGTGCGCGGTTTTAATGCCTTTTCATCTATCGCTTCGATTGTTGGCGTTCGTCGCAAAGCAATGAGCCGAGATGTTCGCCGCGCTTATGTATCGCCTTTTAACTCTTGGCGTAACCGTATTTCCACCTTACGTTTTGTGCAGGACATTCCGCTAAAACCTGAAGATCGAAATTATCAGCTAGTCTCTGATATTAGCGATAGTCTGGCTAAGTTTTCGACTGTGCCAACCCTGATTTGCTGGGGATTAAAAGATTTTGTGTTTGATAAACACTTTTTAGCGCAATGGAAACAACGCATGCCGCACGCGCAAGTGAATGAATTTGATGACTGCGGTCATTATATTCTTGAAGACGCCAGTGATGAAGTTATCGGGCTAATTACTGACTTCATCACAGATAAGGGCTGA
- a CDS encoding 3-oxoacyl-ACP synthase III has translation MKYNRVFINSLTYELAPEIITSTALELRLAPLYQKLRIPVGQLAALTGITQRRWWPKDYMLSDGALIAAQKALDETGINVSDIGAVVYTGVCRDQHEPATACRIAAKLGVSNNTAIYDISNACLGALSGMLDIANRIELGQIKAGLVVSCESARHIVDVTIDDMLADPTIRNYATSLATLTGGSGAVAILLTDGSLNLAGSRNHQLLGATHLSAPEHHDLCQWGLKEIDTQLYREYMRTDAVKLLKEGVALAQETWQQFLEQRQWTPEDVNKVICHQVGAANQKKVLAALNIPVEKEFPTFKYLGNMGTVSLPVTAAMADEEGFLKKGDNVSFLGIGSGLNCMMLGLKW, from the coding sequence ATGAAATATAACCGCGTTTTTATTAATAGCCTGACCTATGAACTGGCTCCTGAGATCATAACAAGTACAGCACTAGAACTCCGCTTAGCTCCTTTATATCAAAAGTTACGAATTCCTGTCGGTCAACTTGCCGCTCTCACTGGTATTACCCAACGTCGCTGGTGGCCAAAAGACTACATGTTATCTGACGGCGCGTTAATTGCCGCACAAAAGGCCCTTGATGAAACGGGCATCAATGTCAGCGATATCGGCGCGGTAGTATATACCGGTGTCTGCCGTGACCAACACGAACCAGCAACAGCATGCCGTATCGCCGCAAAACTGGGCGTATCTAATAACACCGCCATTTATGACATCAGTAATGCCTGTTTAGGGGCCTTGTCCGGCATGTTAGATATCGCCAACCGCATCGAATTGGGCCAGATAAAAGCGGGTTTAGTGGTTTCTTGTGAATCTGCACGTCATATTGTTGATGTGACTATCGATGATATGCTAGCCGATCCGACCATCAGAAATTACGCCACATCACTGGCGACCTTGACTGGCGGCTCTGGTGCCGTTGCTATATTACTTACCGATGGCAGCTTAAATTTAGCTGGGTCTCGAAATCACCAATTATTAGGGGCCACGCACTTATCTGCGCCAGAACATCACGATCTATGCCAGTGGGGATTGAAAGAAATCGATACTCAGTTATACCGTGAATATATGCGTACCGACGCAGTCAAATTACTCAAAGAAGGCGTCGCACTGGCGCAAGAAACCTGGCAGCAATTTTTAGAGCAACGCCAGTGGACCCCTGAAGATGTCAATAAAGTAATTTGTCATCAAGTCGGTGCAGCCAACCAAAAGAAAGTATTAGCCGCCTTAAATATTCCGGTTGAAAAAGAGTTTCCGACCTTCAAATACCTGGGAAACATGGGCACAGTATCACTGCCGGTGACCGCAGCGATGGCCGACGAAGAAGGCTTTTTGAAGAAAGGTGACAACGTGAGCTTCTTAGGAATAGGCAGTGGCTTAAATTGTATGATGCTTGGATTAAAATGGTAA
- a CDS encoding multidrug effflux MFS transporter gives MKINQTPFNKIPLALAMMIIATGQVGVSIYLPSLPLISRDLGVPQADIQQLVTLFLVGFGLSQLFYGPLSDAIGRRPVFLLGQGIYLVGTLICVLLPDSYTALITGRLLQGLGAGSASVLSRSVLRDSYSGSQLTQAMSYMSITASILPILAPVVGGWAAWHFGWQSVFIFVLLYLSAIVTLGYFVLPETLPHAVTKFKIRKTLRGYWHLSQNYQVISSASYNWVGYLSTLVSVSLLPFLLQEGLKLSPAEYGEVMIIPSTGLLMGCLILNKLNKRFTTNQLIYLASSIMMMAGCWLVFNEMSLPNLIFGFTLLSIAQGICFPLSMSMLLAPHSKQVGAVSALSGSVQMCIAGLLGGFLIKHLINSQTSLGVFYLLTGLTIALILTHSRHRHLNQSYLPLNSHDSK, from the coding sequence ATGAAAATAAATCAAACGCCATTTAACAAAATCCCACTTGCCTTAGCCATGATGATCATTGCCACTGGACAAGTGGGTGTCAGTATTTATCTGCCTTCATTGCCATTGATAAGCCGTGATCTTGGTGTGCCCCAAGCCGACATACAGCAGCTTGTCACCCTATTTTTAGTCGGCTTCGGATTATCGCAGCTTTTCTATGGTCCGTTGTCAGACGCTATCGGTCGTCGCCCGGTATTTTTACTCGGTCAAGGTATCTATTTGGTCGGAACCTTAATCTGTGTGCTACTCCCCGACAGCTATACTGCACTGATTACAGGTCGCTTATTACAAGGTTTAGGTGCAGGTAGCGCATCTGTATTAAGCCGCAGTGTCCTCCGCGATAGTTACAGCGGTAGCCAACTCACGCAAGCGATGTCCTATATGTCCATAACAGCATCTATCCTGCCTATTTTGGCTCCTGTTGTCGGCGGCTGGGCCGCATGGCATTTTGGCTGGCAATCCGTGTTTATCTTTGTATTGCTTTATCTATCGGCCATTGTCACTTTAGGATACTTTGTCTTACCTGAAACGTTACCACATGCAGTGACAAAATTTAAAATAAGAAAAACACTACGTGGCTACTGGCATTTATCACAAAACTACCAAGTGATCTCATCAGCAAGCTATAACTGGGTCGGTTACTTATCAACGCTGGTATCCGTGTCACTGCTACCCTTCTTATTACAAGAAGGATTAAAACTTAGTCCCGCAGAGTACGGAGAAGTGATGATCATCCCATCTACAGGATTATTAATGGGCTGCTTGATCTTAAATAAACTAAATAAACGCTTCACTACCAATCAACTAATATACTTAGCATCGAGCATTATGATGATGGCTGGCTGTTGGTTAGTGTTTAATGAGATGTCGTTGCCTAACCTGATATTTGGTTTTACTTTACTATCCATAGCACAAGGGATCTGCTTTCCATTATCGATGAGCATGTTACTGGCACCACACAGTAAGCAAGTCGGGGCGGTATCTGCATTATCGGGATCGGTACAGATGTGTATTGCCGGGCTGCTCGGTGGTTTTTTAATCAAACATTTGATCAACAGTCAAACAAGTTTGGGGGTTTTCTATTTACTCACAGGTTTAACCATAGCGCTGATATTAACGCATAGCCGACATCGGCATTTAAACCAATCCTATTTACCCTTAAACTCGCATGACTCGAAATAA
- a CDS encoding N-acetylmuramoyl-L-alanine amidase-like domain-containing protein, with product MKLKVLPILLTSILFSTSSYAALGEHNVNNDTLTNKHKVHDFKFYASLYEKKSNKLDRILQRNQSNPKKIKAISKLFLNSSYVKNRLIGSGVEKERFVADFRALDCFTFLDYVESLRKSYDFSYDFSDNLIKTRYKNSKVDFLLRKHFFSDWTYEDDNGDRNAEDITEYLTEHTNTIQKELNQKADGGTYIAGLPIVSRKISYIPGDSIDGSVVNNLENGDYIGIYTNIAGLDVTHTGIFIRGKNGPVYRNASSLSNNMKVVDTPFLEYVQGKPGIVVYRAL from the coding sequence ATGAAGTTAAAAGTTTTACCTATTTTACTTACATCAATATTGTTTAGTACCTCTAGTTATGCAGCACTAGGGGAGCATAATGTTAACAATGATACTTTAACCAACAAACATAAAGTGCATGACTTTAAATTTTATGCATCTCTGTATGAGAAAAAATCTAATAAGCTTGATCGTATTTTACAAAGAAATCAGAGTAACCCAAAAAAGATTAAAGCTATTTCTAAATTATTTTTAAATTCGTCCTATGTGAAAAATCGTCTTATTGGATCTGGTGTAGAAAAAGAAAGGTTTGTAGCGGATTTCAGAGCATTAGACTGTTTTACCTTTTTAGATTATGTCGAATCTTTAAGAAAATCATATGACTTTTCATATGACTTTTCAGATAATTTAATTAAAACGCGATATAAAAATAGTAAAGTTGACTTCTTATTAAGAAAACATTTCTTTTCAGACTGGACCTATGAAGATGATAACGGTGATAGAAATGCTGAAGATATAACAGAGTATTTAACTGAGCACACTAACACGATACAAAAAGAGTTAAATCAAAAAGCGGATGGTGGAACTTACATCGCAGGGTTACCAATAGTATCAAGAAAAATATCCTATATTCCAGGCGATAGTATAGATGGCAGTGTCGTTAATAACCTTGAAAATGGTGACTACATTGGTATATATACAAACATAGCAGGACTAGATGTAACCCACACGGGGATATTTATTAGAGGGAAAAATGGACCCGTATATAGAAATGCATCATCACTTTCTAACAATATGAAAGTCGTTGATACGCCATTTTTAGAATATGTCCAAGGTAAACCGGGAATTGTAGTCTACAGGGCACTTTAA